The following proteins come from a genomic window of Lycium ferocissimum isolate CSIRO_LF1 chromosome 4, AGI_CSIRO_Lferr_CH_V1, whole genome shotgun sequence:
- the LOC132051598 gene encoding transcription factor bHLH51-like isoform X1, which translates to MMDNSFWSDYWPQIADLNQDSLFSLPQVPNITSFHLQNYPESFQGGTASASRSHSEAEKRRRDRINAQLSTLRKLIPTSEKQMDKAALLGSVVDHVKDLKGKTTEISKVLNTPTDIDEVIIEHLNEEENKGPASTSTSKRKDNSVILKASFCCDDRPELFSELQRGIKNLKLTIIEADITTLGGRIKGIFLLCHSDNFAKDVCMNSLKQSLRVVLSRIAIFPSTSHYRTKSKRQRFFLPPQVS; encoded by the exons ATGATGGACAATTCCTTTTGGTCAGACTATTGGCCTCAAATTGCTGATCTCAATCAagattcacttttttcactccCACAAGTTCCTAATATTACCTCCTTCCATCTTCAAAATTACCCTGAATCCTTCCAAGGGGGAACTGCAAGTGCTTCTAGGAGCCACAGTGAAGCTGAAAAAAGGCGCAGAGACAGAATTAATGCTCAGCTTTCTACTCTCAGAAAACTCATTCCCACTTCTGAAAAG CAGATGGATAAGGCAGCTCTATTAGGAAGTGTAGTTGATCATGTTAAGGATCTGAAAGGAAAAACAACAGAAATCAGCAAAGTGTTGAACACTCCAACAGACATTGATGAAGTAATAATTGAGCATTTAAATGAGGAAGAAAACAAAGGGCCCGCAAGCACGAGCACAAGCAAGAGGAAGGATAATAGTGTGATTCTTAAGGCCTCTTTTTGTTGCGATGATCGGCCTGAATTATTCTCAGAGCTACAGCGGGGGATTAAGAACCTGAAACTAACAATTATAGAGGCTGATATAACTACTTTGGGTGGCAGAATTAAGGGTATTTTTCTGCTTTGTCACAGTGACAACTTTGCAAAAGATGTTTGCATGAATTCTCTCAAACAGTCTCTCAGAGTAGTCCTCTCTAGAATTGCTATATTCCCCTCTACATCCCACTATAGAACTAAAAGCAAGAGGCAGAGGTTCTTCTTGCCGCCTCAGGTTTCTTAA
- the LOC132051598 gene encoding transcription factor bHLH51-like isoform X2 gives MMDNSFWSDYWPQIADLNQDSLFSLPQVPNITSFHLQNYPESFQGGTASASRSHSEAEKRRRDRINAQLSTLRKLIPTSEKMDKAALLGSVVDHVKDLKGKTTEISKVLNTPTDIDEVIIEHLNEEENKGPASTSTSKRKDNSVILKASFCCDDRPELFSELQRGIKNLKLTIIEADITTLGGRIKGIFLLCHSDNFAKDVCMNSLKQSLRVVLSRIAIFPSTSHYRTKSKRQRFFLPPQVS, from the exons ATGATGGACAATTCCTTTTGGTCAGACTATTGGCCTCAAATTGCTGATCTCAATCAagattcacttttttcactccCACAAGTTCCTAATATTACCTCCTTCCATCTTCAAAATTACCCTGAATCCTTCCAAGGGGGAACTGCAAGTGCTTCTAGGAGCCACAGTGAAGCTGAAAAAAGGCGCAGAGACAGAATTAATGCTCAGCTTTCTACTCTCAGAAAACTCATTCCCACTTCTGAAAAG ATGGATAAGGCAGCTCTATTAGGAAGTGTAGTTGATCATGTTAAGGATCTGAAAGGAAAAACAACAGAAATCAGCAAAGTGTTGAACACTCCAACAGACATTGATGAAGTAATAATTGAGCATTTAAATGAGGAAGAAAACAAAGGGCCCGCAAGCACGAGCACAAGCAAGAGGAAGGATAATAGTGTGATTCTTAAGGCCTCTTTTTGTTGCGATGATCGGCCTGAATTATTCTCAGAGCTACAGCGGGGGATTAAGAACCTGAAACTAACAATTATAGAGGCTGATATAACTACTTTGGGTGGCAGAATTAAGGGTATTTTTCTGCTTTGTCACAGTGACAACTTTGCAAAAGATGTTTGCATGAATTCTCTCAAACAGTCTCTCAGAGTAGTCCTCTCTAGAATTGCTATATTCCCCTCTACATCCCACTATAGAACTAAAAGCAAGAGGCAGAGGTTCTTCTTGCCGCCTCAGGTTTCTTAA